The following are from one region of the Cinclus cinclus chromosome 7, bCinCin1.1, whole genome shotgun sequence genome:
- the TYSND1 gene encoding peroxisomal leader peptide-processing protease — MAAAPPCCAVRVADGGGRGGCSGLVLSRRPALVLCHAAVFAPFLRAGPAAWARPAALPPAALRPCPRLSVVLGAEAGGLRELDARLLALVPCSAFRRALERGLGRAERWRFGAEEEAGTEPRALPWFAWLRVPGLDAVEGGWAARASAGCLRKGQALLACGSPFGDLCPELFLNTLSRGVVSNLAGEENALVLTDARCLPGTEGGAAFVPSPDGPRVVAVIAASFCWKGAEWVGLTLLCSLAAILRSSAGVLDEAGVVVPPVPAWVAAVPASSGPDPLGWTALVECGATWGSGVLLAPRMLLTCRHVVEARAPLHVTPAAGPGQDAAELRGRVVFATEESSPFDVAVVELEESVPGFVPPCLTDTFLPGEEVNVVGFGALGRACGPSVTAGVLSAVVAVAGRPVMLQTTCAVHGGSSGGPLVSSRSGCLMGIVASNTRDTGAGATYPHLNFCIPITVLQPLVARYRRTGDPDAFAGLNRVGEGVRATWQLQQRPGPLSKL; from the exons aTGGCGGCGGCGCCGCCGTGCTGCGCGGTGCGGGTTGCGgacggcggcggccgcggcggctGCAGCGGGCTGGTGCTGAGCCGCCGCCCCGCGCTGGTGCTGTGCCACGCCGCCGTCTTCGCGCCGTTCTTgcgcgccggccccgccgcctgGGCACGGCCCGCCGCGCTGCCGCCCGCCGCGCTGCGGCCGTGCCCGCGCCTCAGCGTGGTGCTGGGCGCCGAGGCCGGCGGGCTGCGGGAGCTCGATGCGCGGCTGCTGGCGCTGGTGCCGTGCTCGGCGTTCCGGCGGGCGCTGGAGCGCGGCCTCGGGAGGGCGGAGCGGTGGCGGTTCGGGGCCGAGGAGGAGGCGGGCACCGAGCCGCGGGCGCTGCCCTGGTTCGCCTGGCTGCGGGTGCCCGGGCTGGACGCGGTCGAGGGCGGCTGGGCGGCGCGGGCCAGCGCCGGCTGCCTGCGGAAGGGGCAGGCGCTGCTGGCCTGCGGGTCCCCCTTCGGAGACCTGTGCCCCGAGCTCTTCCTCAACACGCTGAGCCGAGGCGTGGTCAGCAACCTGGCGGGCGAGGAGAACGCCCTGGTGCTCACCGATGCCCGCTGCTTGCCCGGCACCGAGGGCGGCGCCGCCTTCGTGCCCTCGCCCGACGGGCCGCGCGTGGTGGCCGTGATCGCCGCCTCCTTCTGCTGGAAGGGCGCCGAGTGGGTCGGACTCACGCTGCTGTGCTCGCTCGCCGCCATCCTGCGCAGTAGCGCCGGCGTCCTGGACGAAGCCGGGGTCGTGGTGCCGCCGGTGCCGGCGTGGGTGGCCGCGGTGCCAGCGAGCAGCGGGCCGGACCCCCTGGGCTGGACGGCGCTGGTGGAGTGCGGGGCGACCTGGGGCTCCggggtgctgctggcaccaAGGATGCTCCTCACCTGCCGGCACGTCGTGGAGGCCAGAGCCCCGCTCCATGTGACACCGGCGGCCGGCCCCGGCCA GGATGCCGCCGAGCTCAGGGGACGTGTGGTGTTTGCCACCGAGGAGTCGTCCCCCTTCGACGTGGCCGtggtggagctggaggagagcGTGCCAGGCTTCGTCCCGCCGTGCCTGACCGACACCTTCCTCCCAG GAGAAGAGGTGAACGTGGTGGGCTTCGGGGCGTTGGGGCGGGCGTGCGGCCCCTCGGTGACCGCCGGGGTCCTCTCGGCCGTGGTGGCGGTGGCCGGGCGCCCTGTCATGCTGCAAACCACCTGTGCCGTCCACGGGGGCTCCAGCGGCGGCCCCCTCGTCTCCTCCCGCAGCGGATGCCTCATGG GCATCGTGGCCAGCAACACCCGCGACACCGGGGCCGGGGCCACCTACCCCCACCTCAACTTCTGCATCCCTATCACCGTCCTGCAGCCCCTCGTCGCGCGCTACCGCCGCACCGGCGACCCCGACGCCTTCGCCGGGCTCAACCGGGTGGGTGAGGGGGTGCGGGCCActtggcagctccagcagcgGCCAGGACCCCTCAGCAAGCTCTGA